A region of Moorena producens PAL-8-15-08-1 DNA encodes the following proteins:
- a CDS encoding REP-associated tyrosine transposase: MPNYRRPHVSGGTYFITQVTYQRVPWLCSDIGKKALREAIAKVREKYPFSIEAFVLLPDHFHCLWSLPPDDPDFSVRLRLIKTYVTKHYAQ, translated from the coding sequence ATGCCCAATTATAGAAGACCTCATGTTTCCGGTGGTACATATTTTATCACTCAAGTCACTTATCAAAGAGTACCTTGGCTCTGTAGTGACATTGGCAAAAAGGCTCTCAGAGAAGCGATCGCTAAGGTAAGGGAAAAATATCCTTTTTCCATTGAGGCATTTGTTTTGTTACCAGACCATTTTCATTGTTTGTGGAGTTTACCCCCTGATGATCCGGATTTTTCGGTGAGATTGCGATTAATAAAAACTTATGTTACCAAACATTATGCACAATAA
- a CDS encoding VOC family protein, which translates to MTPNNLQSEERPPIWIGHVSINVSDFKKSLDFFLFVGMRKVAEFQELAVLELRGGTHLVLRNKPEAEPGQASFDLMVDDLKAQQVALQEAGYAPSEIREGRIHSVFDVSEPSGNIISFYDSHVVGPV; encoded by the coding sequence ATGACCCCAAATAATCTACAGTCAGAAGAACGCCCTCCTATTTGGATTGGGCATGTTAGCATAAATGTTTCAGACTTCAAAAAATCTCTCGACTTCTTCTTGTTTGTGGGAATGCGTAAGGTTGCTGAATTTCAAGAGTTAGCAGTACTTGAGTTGAGAGGGGGAACCCATCTGGTGCTTAGAAATAAACCTGAAGCAGAACCAGGACAAGCGAGTTTTGATCTGATGGTGGATGATTTAAAAGCTCAACAGGTCGCCCTGCAAGAGGCTGGCTATGCACCGAGCGAAATTCGCGAAGGCCGAATACACAGTGTGTTTGATGTCTCTGAACCTTCAGGAAACATAATTAGCTTTTACGACAGCCATGTGGTGGGGCCAGTCTAG
- a CDS encoding Uma2 family endonuclease, producing MPQLLDQTTDQRIVHDGTWEQFKFIQKGFDGSPGVRLFYFDGIIEILMPGREHEIFASIIGYLITTFLTEKGIFFQPTRSMTQEKEGVASAQADESYCIGSVKPIPDLSIEVVFSSGGISKLERYQALAVPEVWFWEDGLLKLYHLQDGSYVPIERSLLPGLSELDLDWFRRCVLMAETDAGEAIRAFRRQI from the coding sequence ATGCCCCAACTACTCGACCAAACCACCGACCAACGCATTGTCCATGATGGCACCTGGGAACAGTTTAAGTTCATCCAGAAGGGATTTGATGGTTCTCCTGGAGTACGGCTGTTTTACTTTGATGGGATAATCGAGATTCTGATGCCAGGACGCGAACATGAAATTTTTGCCAGTATCATCGGTTACTTAATCACAACCTTTCTGACGGAAAAGGGTATTTTCTTTCAGCCAACTCGCTCCATGACTCAGGAAAAAGAAGGCGTCGCCTCTGCCCAAGCTGACGAGTCTTACTGCATCGGTAGTGTTAAACCGATTCCCGATTTGTCCATTGAAGTGGTGTTTAGTAGTGGTGGCATCAGCAAGTTAGAACGGTATCAAGCTTTAGCTGTTCCAGAGGTTTGGTTTTGGGAAGATGGATTACTAAAGCTTTATCATCTTCAAGACGGCAGTTATGTCCCAATTGAGCGTAGCTTGCTACCTGGACTGAGTGAATTGGATCTTGATTGGTTCAGACGCTGTGTTTTGATGGCGGAAACCGATGCGGGAGAAGCGATTAGAGCGTTCCGTCGGCAGATTTAG
- a CDS encoding LapA family protein: MNYSLIRGLGLLLTSVIVAIWISAIAIFSIQNITEVSVKFLVFESIDLPIGVVLAVSVGIGLLGGAIAPLVWQLLGQSWKILDYEDDLYYDE; encoded by the coding sequence ATGAACTATTCCCTAATCAGAGGACTTGGCTTACTTCTAACATCTGTGATAGTTGCTATTTGGATTAGTGCGATCGCTATTTTCTCGATCCAAAATATCACGGAAGTATCCGTGAAGTTTTTAGTCTTCGAGTCGATTGATCTGCCAATCGGTGTTGTTTTGGCTGTTAGCGTTGGTATTGGTCTTCTTGGGGGAGCGATCGCACCTCTAGTGTGGCAGCTTTTGGGACAATCCTGGAAAATCCTAGACTATGAGGATGACCTATACTACGATGAGTAG
- the aroB gene encoding 3-dehydroquinate synthase, translating into MKLVIPVALPQHSYDIAIAQQLPDGKMTTGGLDDIGVWMSRLQLGKKVLVVSNPAIFRRYGERAIAALELVGYQVSSLTLPAGERYKTVKSIQKIYDLALENRLERSSTLVALGGGVIGDMTGFAAATWLRGINFVQVPTSLLAMVDASVGGKTGVNHPKGKNLIGAFHQPRFVLIDPSVLKTLPARELRAGMAEVIKYGIIWDEELFVKLEESKRLDQLRYLKQDLLETILSRSCQAKADVVSQDEKEAGIRAILNYGHTIGHAVESLTGYKLVNHGEAVGIGMVAAGQIAVALQMWQPEDAERQDALIKKAGLPTQLPSGLDIDAIIDTLQTDKKVKDGKVRFVLPTKIGEVTLTDQVPTDVIREVLRQIQQ; encoded by the coding sequence ATGAAGTTAGTTATTCCCGTTGCTCTACCACAACATTCCTATGATATTGCGATCGCACAACAGCTTCCTGATGGCAAAATGACCACAGGTGGCTTAGATGATATTGGGGTTTGGATGAGCCGTCTACAGTTGGGCAAAAAAGTTTTAGTGGTATCGAATCCAGCGATTTTCCGAAGATATGGGGAAAGAGCGATCGCAGCCTTGGAGTTAGTGGGCTATCAGGTATCCAGCCTTACCCTCCCTGCTGGTGAACGATACAAAACTGTCAAATCTATCCAAAAGATCTATGATCTTGCCCTAGAAAACCGCCTAGAACGTTCCTCGACTCTAGTGGCATTGGGCGGTGGGGTAATTGGGGATATGACAGGATTTGCCGCTGCCACTTGGCTAAGGGGAATTAATTTCGTTCAGGTACCCACATCGCTGTTGGCCATGGTTGATGCTTCAGTTGGTGGCAAGACTGGGGTCAATCACCCCAAGGGCAAAAACTTGATTGGTGCCTTCCATCAACCACGATTTGTCTTAATTGACCCTTCGGTATTAAAAACATTGCCAGCCCGAGAATTGCGAGCAGGGATGGCAGAAGTTATTAAGTATGGGATTATCTGGGATGAAGAGCTCTTTGTGAAACTAGAGGAATCGAAGCGACTTGACCAATTGCGTTACCTGAAGCAGGATTTATTAGAAACAATTCTGTCTCGGTCTTGTCAAGCTAAAGCGGATGTGGTCAGTCAGGATGAGAAAGAAGCTGGGATCAGAGCAATTTTGAACTATGGTCACACCATTGGTCATGCCGTAGAAAGCTTAACTGGCTACAAGTTAGTCAATCATGGGGAAGCCGTAGGGATTGGTATGGTAGCCGCAGGCCAGATTGCTGTGGCACTCCAGATGTGGCAGCCAGAAGATGCCGAACGCCAGGATGCTTTAATCAAAAAAGCTGGACTACCTACTCAGTTACCCAGTGGGCTAGATATTGACGCCATTATTGATACCCTGCAAACGGATAAGAAAGTCAAAGACGGTAAGGTAAGATTTGTATTGCCTACCAAGATTGGTGAAGTAACCTTGACAGATCAGGTGCCAACTGATGTGATTAGGGAAGTGCTTCGGCAAATACAGCAATAG
- a CDS encoding ATP-dependent Clp protease ATP-binding subunit, which yields MFEHFTDKAIKSIMLAQEETRRLGHSLVGTEELLLGLIAQGTAVAARVMSDFGVTLEDARYSVENTVGRGSRRFSSELPFTPKAKEVFQQSFQEAKQLGHNYIDTEHLLLAIIQDRNSVATQVLVNLGVDLTELRTHVISTIAELTAATTARGKGSSFMGNTQNQKATLEEFGTNLTKLAAEGKLDPVVGRQQEIERVVQILGRRSKNNPILLGEPGVGKTAIAEGLAQRIVSQDVPDLLADKQVISLDMALLVSGTRFRGDFEERLKQVVSEVQQSGNIILVIDEIHTLVGAGSLEGGMDAANLLKPALARGELQCLGATTLDEYRKYIEKDAALERRFQPVMVSEPSVEDTIDILHGLRSTYEEYHKVQISEQALLAAAQLSDRYISDRYLPDKAIDLIDEAGSRVHLMHSKPSSRARAESEWESEGIEGKLSPSPTIPIVDQEDIAQIVASWTGIPVNKLTESESALLLHLEETLHERIIGQHEAVTAVSRAIRRARVGLKDPNRPIASFIFSGPTGVGKTELAKSLASYLFGSEDKMIRVDMSEYMERHTVSKLIGSPPGFVGYDEGGQLTEAVRRQPYSVVLFDEIEKAHPDVFNVLLQLLDDGRLTDAKGRTVDFKNTILIMTSNIGSKVIEKGGSAFGFESSNNQDESRYNQIRTQVNDNLKDYFRPEFLNRLDDIIVFRQLKKNEVKEIADILLQEISSSIQEKGIILEVTEAFKDHLVTAGYEPSYGARPLRRAIMSLLEDSLAEAMLSGQIQEGDTAIVDVDDHGQVKVLSGNAQKKLLQPVGVC from the coding sequence ATGTTTGAACATTTTACAGATAAAGCGATCAAATCCATCATGCTGGCTCAGGAGGAAACCCGTCGCTTGGGACACAGCCTCGTAGGAACTGAGGAACTGCTGTTGGGTTTGATTGCACAAGGAACAGCTGTGGCAGCCAGAGTAATGAGTGATTTTGGTGTTACCCTCGAAGATGCTCGCTACTCGGTAGAAAATACTGTGGGTAGGGGTTCGAGAAGGTTTAGCTCAGAACTCCCTTTCACCCCCAAAGCCAAAGAAGTTTTCCAGCAATCTTTCCAGGAAGCTAAGCAACTAGGACACAACTACATCGATACTGAACATTTGTTGCTAGCTATCATTCAAGACAGGAACAGCGTTGCCACTCAAGTACTGGTAAACCTGGGTGTAGACCTCACAGAATTACGCACCCATGTCATTAGTACGATAGCAGAATTAACAGCAGCAACAACTGCTAGGGGAAAAGGTTCCTCGTTTATGGGGAATACTCAAAACCAGAAAGCTACCTTAGAAGAATTTGGAACTAATCTGACCAAGTTAGCTGCAGAGGGCAAACTAGATCCGGTGGTTGGTCGTCAGCAGGAAATCGAGCGGGTGGTTCAGATTTTAGGTCGTCGTAGCAAGAATAACCCGATCTTACTGGGGGAACCGGGAGTTGGCAAAACTGCGATCGCAGAAGGTCTAGCCCAACGGATTGTATCTCAAGATGTTCCAGACCTGTTGGCAGACAAACAAGTGATTAGCCTAGATATGGCTTTATTGGTTTCTGGTACTCGCTTCCGGGGAGACTTTGAAGAACGCCTCAAGCAGGTTGTCTCTGAAGTCCAGCAATCGGGGAATATTATCCTAGTAATTGACGAAATTCACACCTTAGTCGGTGCAGGTTCCTTAGAAGGGGGTATGGATGCGGCTAATCTCCTTAAGCCTGCTCTCGCTAGAGGTGAACTCCAGTGCTTGGGAGCTACTACTCTGGATGAATACCGGAAGTATATTGAGAAAGACGCAGCACTAGAACGTCGTTTCCAGCCAGTCATGGTCTCGGAACCCTCTGTAGAGGATACCATTGACATACTCCATGGTTTGCGCTCAACCTACGAGGAGTATCACAAAGTCCAGATTTCTGAGCAAGCGTTACTGGCTGCAGCTCAATTATCAGACCGCTATATCTCGGACCGCTATTTACCCGACAAAGCCATTGACCTGATTGACGAAGCTGGGAGTCGGGTTCACTTGATGCACTCAAAGCCTTCTTCAAGGGCTAGAGCAGAATCAGAGTGGGAGAGTGAGGGAATTGAAGGTAAGTTATCCCCATCTCCAACTATTCCGATTGTGGATCAAGAAGACATTGCTCAGATTGTAGCGTCTTGGACTGGTATACCGGTCAATAAACTGACGGAATCTGAATCAGCTCTGCTGCTGCACTTGGAAGAAACCTTGCACGAGCGGATCATTGGTCAACACGAAGCTGTTACTGCTGTGTCTCGGGCAATTCGTCGGGCAAGAGTTGGATTAAAAGATCCCAATCGACCGATTGCTAGCTTTATCTTCTCTGGTCCGACTGGAGTTGGTAAGACAGAACTGGCTAAATCGTTGGCTTCCTACCTGTTCGGGTCAGAAGACAAGATGATTCGCGTTGACATGTCGGAATATATGGAACGCCACACTGTTTCCAAGCTGATTGGTTCTCCCCCAGGGTTTGTGGGGTATGACGAAGGTGGTCAACTTACTGAAGCCGTCCGACGCCAGCCTTACTCGGTGGTACTATTTGACGAAATCGAGAAAGCTCACCCTGACGTTTTCAACGTACTGTTGCAACTGTTAGATGATGGTCGCTTAACCGATGCTAAAGGTCGTACTGTAGATTTCAAGAACACAATCTTAATCATGACCTCCAATATCGGTTCTAAAGTGATTGAAAAAGGAGGTAGTGCTTTTGGCTTTGAGTCGTCAAATAACCAAGATGAGTCTAGGTACAACCAGATCCGCACTCAGGTCAATGACAATCTGAAAGACTATTTCCGTCCTGAGTTCCTCAACCGCCTTGACGATATAATTGTCTTCCGTCAGCTCAAGAAGAATGAAGTTAAGGAAATTGCTGACATCCTGCTTCAGGAAATCTCTAGCTCTATACAAGAGAAAGGAATTATCCTGGAAGTCACAGAGGCTTTCAAAGACCACTTAGTCACAGCAGGCTACGAACCGAGCTATGGTGCTAGACCTCTACGACGGGCAATTATGAGCCTGTTAGAAGATAGCTTAGCCGAAGCCATGCTATCTGGTCAGATTCAAGAGGGTGATACCGCAATTGTTGATGTGGATGACCACGGTCAGGTCAAGGTATTATCTGGTAACGCCCAAAAGAAGCTGCTGCAACCAGTTGGTGTTTGCTAG
- a CDS encoding HlyD family efflux transporter periplasmic adaptor subunit: MSQYNGNGNGNGNGNGNGNGNGNGSKRNPKINLASVGTMSKTTVPQDTRDRHRASNSHLEFDQPVILEQSPHWSHAILWALLSLTSFGMVWAYFAKIDYAVPARGKLEPQGAVKEVQAPVGGVVTKIHIKEGQRVKEGDLLLSFEPKATQAQLTSLNKRRATLIRENQFYQAAISNPNYPPVPPPGLDIQLSSQLPSLIASRNTVLAEIRLYRAQLSGGSKSANLSPEQRIRLQYGTSALDARIAELESRIGSLQEQLKQNQIQLANGRDILSVEQGILADLRPLYEQGGFSKIQFLRQENEVKNRQTEINSRIEEEQRLQKEIAGVRANLLNTIASSQRELTDLMAQNNERIDSINTQIASIISQLNQRIVDNNKQMAEIDSQLQQAQLTLSYQELRAPVDGTVFDLQPSTPGFVANTTEPVLKIVPGSSLIAKVYLTNRDIGFVEAGMETEVRVDSFPFSEFGDVKGKVLSIGSDALPPDPAELRQDYTFPAKIELDKQFIQAYGKEVPLQSGMSISANIRVRKRTVMSIFTEMFLDKTESLTKMRSYQLSAISFSYQLSAISYKL, translated from the coding sequence ATGAGCCAATATAATGGCAATGGTAATGGCAATGGTAATGGCAATGGTAATGGCAATGGTAATGGCAATGGTTCCAAACGAAATCCAAAAATAAACTTAGCTTCTGTGGGTACTATGAGCAAAACCACAGTGCCTCAAGACACCAGGGACAGACATCGTGCTTCTAATAGTCACCTCGAATTCGACCAGCCAGTTATTTTAGAACAATCGCCCCATTGGTCTCATGCCATTCTCTGGGCACTGTTGAGTCTAACCAGTTTTGGTATGGTGTGGGCTTACTTTGCCAAAATTGACTATGCCGTTCCCGCTCGGGGCAAGCTAGAGCCACAAGGTGCAGTTAAAGAAGTCCAAGCTCCTGTGGGTGGAGTGGTAACAAAAATTCATATTAAGGAAGGACAGCGGGTTAAAGAAGGGGATTTGCTCCTTTCGTTTGAGCCTAAGGCTACTCAGGCTCAACTGACTTCTCTCAATAAACGCCGGGCTACCTTAATCAGAGAAAACCAGTTTTATCAAGCTGCAATTAGTAATCCGAATTATCCACCTGTACCACCACCAGGTTTGGACATACAACTGTCCTCACAACTGCCTTCTCTGATTGCTAGTCGAAACACGGTACTGGCAGAAATTCGACTTTATCGCGCTCAACTGAGTGGAGGTTCTAAGAGCGCTAATCTTAGCCCTGAACAACGAATTCGTTTACAATATGGTACTTCTGCACTTGACGCTCGGATCGCTGAACTTGAGAGTAGAATTGGCTCCCTACAGGAACAGCTCAAACAAAATCAGATTCAACTTGCCAATGGCAGAGACATCCTGAGTGTTGAGCAGGGTATTCTTGCAGATCTCAGACCCCTGTATGAACAAGGGGGCTTTTCTAAGATTCAGTTCTTGAGGCAGGAAAATGAGGTCAAAAATCGCCAAACTGAGATAAACTCTAGGATTGAAGAAGAACAACGCTTGCAAAAAGAAATTGCTGGGGTCAGAGCAAATCTACTCAATACTATTGCCTCTTCTCAACGAGAACTGACGGATTTGATGGCTCAGAATAATGAAAGAATTGATAGCATAAACACCCAAATAGCTAGCATTATAAGTCAATTAAATCAACGTATTGTTGATAACAATAAGCAGATGGCTGAAATTGATAGCCAGTTGCAGCAGGCTCAACTAACCCTAAGCTATCAAGAACTACGAGCTCCTGTTGATGGAACAGTCTTTGATTTGCAACCCTCAACTCCTGGTTTTGTTGCCAATACCACTGAGCCAGTGCTAAAAATTGTTCCGGGTAGCTCTCTGATTGCTAAGGTGTATCTTACTAACCGAGACATCGGGTTTGTGGAAGCAGGTATGGAAACCGAAGTCAGAGTTGACTCTTTTCCCTTTAGTGAGTTTGGTGATGTAAAAGGGAAGGTACTATCTATTGGTTCTGATGCCCTACCACCGGATCCTGCGGAATTGCGTCAAGACTATACTTTCCCTGCCAAAATCGAATTGGATAAACAGTTCATTCAAGCTTATGGCAAAGAAGTGCCATTGCAATCGGGTATGTCTATCAGTGCCAATATCCGGGTGCGTAAGCGAACAGTGATGAGTATTTTCACCGAGATGTTTTTGGATAAGACTGAAAGCTTGACCAAAATGCGTAGCTATCAGCTATCAGCTATCAGCTTCAGCTATCAGCTATCAGCTATCAGCTATAAACTATAA
- a CDS encoding peptidase domain-containing ABC transporter, whose translation MTYTTTIQEFLAGISPFNQLSRAARQKLSTSCQLLRYRMGQTIVVRDKMPGQISILFQGKARLIGYDQRRQTPTTLKLLQPGAIIGWVSLVRGIPCETAIASVEAVCVTINVADFLGLLDTEKSFSDAFKARCGLVEIFDLLGTELGRRAEAETDLKALALLAWSDALVYNLPRGKQMSSQLDPNRVWFVSGGAAANLPVGSCLSSEALSSLQVNGHGATRLVGIPEAIFSEATATDSETLAEPTDTIRSIPQDDIPQAPDRPDEAPETIYTDQTTPTKFPFIRGKGAVQESLACFQMLSKYFKIPFRKDSIRKVLKNQHARTGQISLQHCGAVAELMGLTAQLATIPANAIKRLPTPAMLLWHDSLAILYEASERQVVLAVPQLGIQKLKPKDFEENWGEGGQVLLLKPTKDTPTQRFGLSWFWPSIVRYRKVLAEVLIASFFVQLLGLAYPLIIRVLIDKVISQNSTDTLQVLGILLLVVSVFEGVLITLRTYLFVDTTNRIDMSLGSEIIDHLLRLPLNYFEKRPVGELSTRINELENIRSFLTGTALTVVLDSVFSIIYIVVMFMFSWVLTVVTLSVIPLFMLLTLIVSPIVRQQLRNKAERNAQTQSYLVEVLSGISTVKAQNIELRSRWKWQEKYGRYVSEGFKNVLTSTAASSMSTFLNKLSGLLVLWVGVYLVLDGQLSLGGLIAFRIIGGYVTSPLLRLAQLWQNFQSTALSLERLSDIVDTPKEVAEADQGNIPLPSIRGDIRYENLSFRFAKSGPMQLNNINVEIPAGSFVGIVGQSGSGKSTMTKLLARLYGPESGRIIVDGYDISKVELYSLRRQIGIVPQETLLFEGSVQENIALTNPDADSEEIIQAAKIAVAHDFIMSLPLGYNSSVGERGSGLSGGQRQRIAIARTILQSPQLMILDEATSALDYDTERQVCLNLAEAFQQSTVLFITHRLGTIRNADIILMMDRGSIVEQGTHDELMAQKGRYYCLYMQQDAQM comes from the coding sequence ATGACCTATACAACAACAATTCAAGAGTTTCTAGCTGGTATTTCGCCGTTCAATCAATTGTCAAGGGCAGCACGGCAAAAACTGTCCACTAGTTGCCAACTGTTGCGCTACCGCATGGGCCAGACAATTGTGGTCAGGGATAAAATGCCAGGCCAAATCTCGATTTTATTCCAAGGCAAAGCCCGTCTAATTGGCTATGACCAACGCCGTCAAACCCCCACAACCCTCAAATTACTACAACCAGGGGCGATTATTGGCTGGGTCAGTTTGGTCAGGGGCATACCGTGTGAAACTGCGATCGCATCGGTGGAAGCGGTTTGTGTCACCATCAATGTGGCTGACTTCTTAGGGCTGCTAGATACAGAAAAATCTTTCTCAGATGCCTTCAAAGCCCGTTGTGGTCTAGTGGAAATCTTTGATCTTTTGGGAACAGAGTTGGGGCGTCGGGCTGAGGCAGAGACTGACCTCAAAGCACTTGCCCTGTTAGCCTGGTCAGACGCTTTAGTTTATAACCTACCTCGGGGCAAGCAAATGTCAAGCCAACTCGACCCCAATCGAGTATGGTTTGTGAGTGGAGGAGCAGCCGCCAATTTACCAGTAGGGTCTTGTCTGAGTTCGGAAGCATTGTCTAGCTTACAGGTCAATGGTCATGGTGCAACGCGCTTGGTGGGAATTCCAGAAGCTATTTTCTCAGAAGCTACCGCTACTGACTCGGAAACCTTGGCTGAGCCTACCGATACAATTCGCAGTATACCTCAAGACGATATTCCCCAGGCTCCAGACCGACCGGATGAGGCTCCCGAGACAATTTACACTGACCAGACTACTCCTACAAAATTCCCCTTTATACGGGGTAAAGGAGCGGTGCAGGAATCCTTGGCTTGTTTCCAAATGCTGAGTAAGTACTTTAAAATTCCTTTCCGCAAAGATAGTATACGGAAGGTGCTAAAAAACCAGCATGCTCGCACCGGTCAAATCTCCCTTCAGCACTGTGGTGCAGTGGCAGAACTGATGGGATTAACTGCCCAACTCGCAACAATACCAGCTAACGCTATTAAACGTTTACCGACCCCAGCGATGCTGTTGTGGCACGATAGCTTAGCTATTCTCTATGAAGCCAGTGAACGGCAAGTAGTGCTGGCGGTGCCACAGCTGGGAATTCAAAAGCTTAAACCCAAGGATTTTGAAGAAAACTGGGGAGAAGGCGGGCAGGTACTTCTGTTAAAACCTACCAAAGACACCCCTACCCAGCGGTTTGGTCTGAGTTGGTTTTGGCCTTCTATCGTTCGTTACCGCAAGGTATTGGCGGAAGTTTTAATTGCTTCTTTCTTTGTCCAACTGTTAGGTCTAGCCTATCCCTTGATTATCCGGGTACTGATTGACAAAGTGATATCCCAAAACAGTACCGATACCTTGCAAGTACTGGGAATTTTACTGTTGGTGGTGTCGGTTTTTGAGGGGGTTTTAATCACCCTGCGTACCTACCTGTTTGTAGATACGACCAACCGTATCGATATGTCTCTTGGTTCCGAGATTATCGACCACCTGTTGCGCTTACCCTTAAACTATTTCGAGAAACGACCCGTTGGGGAGTTGTCCACTCGCATCAATGAGCTAGAAAATATCCGCTCCTTTTTGACCGGGACAGCCCTAACCGTGGTGTTAGATTCAGTCTTTTCTATAATCTACATCGTGGTCATGTTCATGTTTAGTTGGGTGCTGACCGTGGTGACTTTGTCAGTGATTCCTTTGTTCATGCTCCTGACCCTGATCGTTTCCCCAATTGTCCGGCAACAGCTACGCAATAAAGCAGAACGGAATGCTCAAACCCAATCCTATCTAGTAGAGGTATTATCTGGTATTTCCACCGTCAAAGCCCAGAATATTGAATTGCGATCGCGTTGGAAATGGCAAGAGAAATATGGGCGCTATGTTAGTGAAGGCTTCAAGAATGTGCTAACCTCTACCGCCGCCAGTTCTATGAGCACCTTCTTGAACAAACTCTCTGGTTTACTTGTGCTGTGGGTAGGGGTCTATCTAGTACTAGATGGACAATTAAGCTTAGGGGGGTTGATTGCCTTTCGGATTATTGGGGGCTACGTTACCAGTCCCTTGCTGCGTTTAGCCCAACTTTGGCAAAACTTCCAGTCTACAGCCCTATCTCTCGAACGCCTCAGTGACATTGTCGATACACCGAAAGAAGTGGCTGAAGCAGACCAGGGTAATATCCCCTTGCCCTCTATCAGGGGAGACATTCGCTATGAAAATCTCTCCTTCCGCTTTGCCAAGAGTGGACCAATGCAACTGAATAACATTAACGTCGAGATTCCAGCTGGTTCATTTGTAGGGATTGTAGGTCAAAGTGGTTCCGGTAAGAGTACCATGACCAAACTTTTGGCTAGACTCTATGGTCCAGAGTCCGGTCGCATCATTGTCGATGGTTACGATATCTCGAAAGTCGAACTCTATTCCCTGCGGCGTCAGATTGGGATTGTGCCTCAGGAAACCCTGTTGTTTGAGGGCAGCGTTCAAGAGAATATTGCTCTGACCAATCCTGATGCAGACAGTGAGGAAATTATTCAGGCAGCAAAAATAGCAGTAGCCCACGATTTTATCATGAGCTTGCCTTTGGGTTACAATAGCAGCGTTGGTGAAAGGGGTTCAGGTCTTTCAGGGGGACAACGACAGCGTATTGCGATCGCCAGAACGATTTTGCAATCACCCCAGTTAATGATATTAGATGAAGCCACCAGCGCCCTCGATTATGACACCGAGCGGCAAGTGTGTTTAAATCTAGCGGAAGCTTTTCAACAAAGCACGGTATTGTTCATTACCCACCGCCTAGGAACCATTCGCAACGCTGATATCATTTTGATGATGGATCGGGGTTCAATAGTAGAGCAAGGTACTCATGATGAACTGATGGCTCAGAAAGGTCGTTACTATTGCCTCTACATGCAACAAGATGCTCAAATGTAG
- a CDS encoding peptidylprolyl isomerase: protein MGTTTVLRIGDRVISAEEIVPLLAGYQLLPPLIREIIIDEAVATASCTPEEKAQAYQQFLEKNQLIDETAKQAWLKQRGMNPAQLEALAVRSILIEKYKQQTWSHKLESYFLERKGQLDRVIYSLIRTKDPGVAQEIYFRIQEGEESFADLAREYSQGPEAQTGGLIGPVELSVPHPALAQMLRLSQPGQLFPPTRLGEWLLIVRLEKFMPAQLDDSMRQRLLNECFSTWLSEQLNQQLAALD, encoded by the coding sequence ATGGGGACAACTACAGTTTTACGAATAGGCGATCGCGTCATTAGTGCAGAAGAAATTGTTCCCCTGCTAGCTGGTTACCAATTGCTGCCACCGTTAATCCGTGAGATTATCATTGACGAGGCAGTGGCTACCGCAAGCTGCACACCAGAGGAGAAGGCTCAAGCCTATCAGCAGTTTTTGGAAAAAAATCAGCTCATTGACGAGACGGCTAAACAGGCTTGGCTAAAGCAGCGTGGTATGAATCCAGCTCAATTAGAAGCCCTAGCGGTACGAAGTATTCTGATTGAGAAATACAAACAACAAACCTGGAGTCACAAACTGGAATCTTATTTTCTGGAACGGAAGGGACAATTAGACCGAGTGATTTATTCCCTGATTCGGACAAAAGACCCAGGGGTAGCCCAAGAAATATATTTCCGCATTCAAGAAGGAGAAGAGTCTTTTGCTGACCTAGCTAGGGAATATTCCCAAGGACCAGAAGCTCAAACTGGGGGATTAATCGGTCCAGTTGAACTGAGCGTACCTCACCCCGCCTTAGCCCAAATGCTTCGCCTGAGCCAACCCGGACAATTGTTCCCACCGACTCGCTTGGGAGAATGGCTGTTAATCGTGCGTTTGGAGAAGTTTATGCCAGCCCAGTTAGATGATTCGATGCGCCAGCGACTGCTGAATGAATGTTTCAGCACCTGGCTCAGTGAGCAACTGAATCAGCAATTAGCAGCGCTAGATTAA